The Numenius arquata chromosome 7, bNumArq3.hap1.1, whole genome shotgun sequence genome has a window encoding:
- the LOC141466310 gene encoding uncharacterized protein has protein sequence MARWDGGGRGLPRLWLWLALWGLWGGGGGGGAGALPFAAGPPAACSPRCQHGGLCLANGTCLCSKGYEGERCQHATCYPKCKNGGECLRPGKCRCPPGYGGRYCHKVSCEGGCQNGGECISVNGVVKCLCASGWTGSRCQEAICPQGCRNNGACVAPGICSCPAGWVGGACHLAVCKLPCQHGGKCIAPNVCRCRLPYSGLQCTKKRKE, from the exons ATGGCGCGGTGGGACGGCGGCGGCCGGGGTTTGCCCCGCCTGTGGCTCTGGCTGGCgctgtgggggctgtggggcggcggcggcggcggaggggccggtGCCCTGCCTTTCGCCGCGGGCCCGCCGGCGGCCTGCAGCCCCCGCTGCCAGCACGGCGGGCTCTGCCTCGCCAACGGCACCTGCCTCTGCTCCAAGGGCTACGAGGGCGAGCGCTGCCAGCACG CCACGTGTTATCCAAAATGCAAAAATGGTGGGGAGTGCCTCAGACCTGGAAAATGCAGATGTCCGCCTGGCTATGGGGGTAGATACTGTCATAAAG TAAGCTGTGAAGGAGGCTGTCAAAACGGGGGAGAATGCATCTCTGTCAATGGAGTTGTGAAGTGCCTTTGTGCTTCTGGCTGGACAGGATCAAGATGCCAAGAGG cAATTTGTCCTCAAGGTTGTCGGAATAATGGAGCTTGTGTGGCTCCTGGGATTTGTAGCTGTCCGGCTGGATGGGTCGGGGGAGCATGTCACTTAG CTGTATGTAAACTCCCTTGTCAACACGGAGGAAAATGCATAGCTCCGAACGTGTGCAGGTGTCGGCTGCCGTACTCGGGTCTGCAGTgtacaaagaaaaggaaggaatga